In Alteromonas naphthalenivorans, one DNA window encodes the following:
- a CDS encoding TolC family protein yields the protein MIGLGKISFTPLVAIMLAGLSACASHDKVSLSESASVMTGEAVIWQAQSESASTATALTDLVSVEGLQSYIDEALENNASLQQTLITLRKAQVAIKSADSADNLNLDASFSGSKIEGSNESYTAGLTVSWELDLWQKISDSVDAASFDAASARSAYQSSRDALVASIIRSYLDIITQQQLLAIEQERLRVYENSESIILKRYRTGLGSLDDLDNAKTSSATTRASIALYENTISAAKRTLAVLLGRQDQTLSDFPSVTEFPDVLEPLLALPEQDLARRPDLQAAYYGIKASEANVKVAYKALLPSINLSAGLTDTGTSPSQSLFTNPLWNLLGQVTAPLFQGGALRAQIDDAELTALNSWWEYRETLLTAVQEVQDALDNEKALSQRQYYTNIAYQNALSSADTFSGQYRQGLVDILDLLSVYDTTFNLQAQRVELQNSQLSNRIDLGLALGLGVSQ from the coding sequence ATGATCGGGTTAGGTAAAATTTCATTCACGCCTTTAGTCGCAATTATGCTGGCAGGGTTAAGCGCGTGTGCCAGTCATGACAAAGTTTCGCTTAGTGAATCGGCTTCTGTGATGACGGGTGAAGCAGTAATATGGCAAGCGCAATCAGAAAGCGCTTCAACGGCCACCGCGTTAACCGACTTGGTGTCGGTAGAAGGGCTGCAAAGCTATATTGATGAAGCGCTTGAAAACAATGCAAGTTTGCAGCAAACCCTTATTACCCTACGAAAAGCGCAGGTGGCGATAAAGTCGGCAGATTCAGCAGACAATCTAAATCTTGATGCGAGCTTTTCAGGCAGTAAAATTGAAGGTAGCAATGAAAGCTATACTGCAGGGCTAACCGTAAGTTGGGAGTTGGACTTATGGCAGAAAATTAGTGATAGCGTGGACGCTGCCAGTTTTGATGCTGCCAGCGCACGTTCTGCTTATCAGTCTTCTCGCGATGCACTTGTCGCCAGCATTATTCGTAGCTATTTAGATATCATTACTCAGCAACAACTCCTTGCGATTGAACAAGAACGTTTGCGCGTTTATGAAAATAGCGAAAGTATTATTCTTAAGCGCTACCGCACAGGGCTGGGCTCCCTTGATGATTTAGATAACGCAAAAACCAGCAGCGCTACTACCCGTGCCTCTATTGCCTTGTATGAAAATACGATTAGCGCTGCTAAGCGTACGTTAGCAGTATTGCTAGGTCGCCAAGACCAAACGCTGTCAGATTTCCCTTCAGTTACTGAGTTTCCGGATGTACTTGAACCATTGCTTGCCTTACCCGAGCAAGACTTGGCCAGACGCCCCGATTTACAAGCCGCTTACTACGGCATAAAAGCCAGTGAAGCGAATGTGAAAGTGGCTTACAAAGCACTTTTACCCAGTATTAATTTATCAGCAGGCCTTACTGATACTGGCACGTCGCCTTCTCAATCGTTATTTACCAACCCATTGTGGAATTTATTGGGGCAGGTAACCGCGCCCCTATTTCAAGGCGGGGCGTTACGAGCACAAATCGATGATGCTGAATTAACCGCGCTGAATAGCTGGTGGGAATATCGTGAAACCTTACTAACGGCTGTGCAAGAAGTGCAAGACGCATTAGACAATGAAAAAGCGCTCAGCCAGCGCCAGTACTACACCAATATCGCCTATCAGAATGCCTTAAGTAGCGCCGACACATTTTCGGGGCAGTATCGCCAAGGCTTGGTGGATATTTTAGATTTACTGTCGGTTTACGACACTACCTTCAATTTGCAGGCGCAGCGCGTCGAGCTTCAAAATTCTCAATTAAGTAATCGTATCGACTTAGGTCTTGCGCTAGGCCTTGGAGTGTCACAATGA
- the putA gene encoding bifunctional proline dehydrogenase/L-glutamate gamma-semialdehyde dehydrogenase PutA, producing MLINDTLHTTSPLRQRIRDYYRISESVAVDQILPIAEVNPRARSRAWERARKMVLQIRRDQEGHGGVDALLNEYSLSTSEGVVLMCLAEALLRVPDGDTQDELIRDKLSKGQWTPHLGNSDSLFVNASAWGLLFTGNMVNYADKRKKEQFGLLKKTLGRLGEPVIRRAMNIAMRVMGRQFVMGETIKDAVERAKEKETKGYVYSYDMLGEGARTMEDADRYYDAYVKAIEVIGKAANGRGPKRSPGISVKLSAIHPRFEFLHRERAMRDIPPRLKALCMLAKEYDIGLTVDAEEADRLELSLDIIEAVFRDEDLNGWTGFGLAVQAYQKRAIHVIEHLRVLSLEVGRSLMVRLVKGAYWDTEIKLTQQAGLEEFPVFTRKSSTDVSYHACANRLLEYRDILYPQFATHNAYSASVIIELAGDDKEGFEFQCLHGMGDTLYDTVVTEEKIQCRVYAPVGEHEDLLAYLVRRLLENGANSSFVNAIVDDEKPVESLLEDPVEKTQRLKVRFNKLIKTPRGLYAPERDNSRGLDLTDVNAVTALQHELERWQEFYSVTDGVPEGATAVRNPMNHDDVVGYHYYAQPDDMRKALDDADAGFGAWSKRDTSERAEILNRSADALERHMAELIAICMREAGKVAQDSIDEVREAVDFCRYYAARAQELAEDKRLLPRGVVLCISPWNFPLAIFLGQVSAALVTGNTVIAKPAEQTSMVAKRAVDIMQSVGLPEDALKLIIAPGKEVGETLLSDERIKAVMFTGSTQTGTLISQELANRGGEQVPLIAETGGQNCMIVDSTALPEQVVDDVIHSGFQSAGQRCSALRVLFVQEEIADDLISMLTGAMKELTIGDPTMLATDVGPVIDEKALKSLTDHVDFMEGKGKLLYRNELPEGTENGTFFPPTLYQIDNLDVLEKEVFGPVVHLVRFKSKELDNVLEQINGTGYGLTMGIHSRIEERAYELAAKSRAGNVYINRNMIGAIVGVQPFGGRGLSGTGPKAGGPNYLPRLMMERATPKPTLIDDVDGTDNALVGDDKIAERAHVVMDQAKEVEAQWRHMALNDRISMVRQLLAKIAKVDIVDDLADDLNRTLATARQQLTSVERKLAKPTELPGPTGESNKLYLEPRGTLVCFADKDVSFEYWMLSIVTALATGNTVVSVVSEIFYEEAIEIQNKFESTGAPKGVFQVARLGHFDALLMDEDLAGVVVDSSTERTARITAMLSSREGAILPVITAEYNDKLIQRLMTEKTISIDTTASGGNTSLMTLVEDDE from the coding sequence ATGCTCATTAACGACACACTTCATACTACATCTCCCCTACGCCAGCGCATTCGAGACTACTATCGAATTAGTGAGTCTGTGGCTGTGGATCAAATTTTACCGATTGCTGAAGTAAACCCCCGTGCCAGAAGTCGTGCGTGGGAACGCGCCCGTAAAATGGTACTGCAAATTCGCCGCGACCAAGAAGGTCATGGTGGCGTAGATGCGTTGCTAAATGAGTATTCACTATCCACCTCAGAAGGTGTGGTACTGATGTGTTTAGCCGAAGCCTTGTTACGTGTGCCCGATGGCGATACGCAGGATGAACTCATCCGCGACAAATTATCTAAAGGGCAGTGGACACCACACCTTGGTAATTCAGATTCTTTATTCGTGAACGCTTCAGCATGGGGCTTATTGTTTACCGGCAATATGGTGAACTATGCTGATAAGCGCAAGAAAGAACAGTTTGGTCTGTTAAAGAAAACCTTGGGTCGCTTAGGTGAGCCGGTTATCCGCCGCGCAATGAATATTGCCATGCGGGTAATGGGTCGTCAGTTCGTGATGGGCGAAACCATTAAAGACGCAGTAGAACGAGCGAAGGAAAAAGAAACCAAAGGCTATGTGTATTCTTACGACATGTTGGGTGAAGGCGCCCGCACGATGGAAGATGCAGACCGCTATTACGATGCTTACGTTAAAGCTATTGAAGTGATTGGTAAAGCGGCTAACGGCCGTGGACCTAAGCGTTCACCGGGTATTTCAGTGAAGTTGTCGGCAATACATCCGCGCTTTGAATTCTTGCACAGAGAACGTGCAATGCGTGATATTCCGCCGCGCTTAAAAGCGCTATGTATGCTGGCTAAAGAGTACGACATTGGCTTAACGGTAGATGCAGAAGAAGCAGACCGTTTGGAGCTTTCGCTAGATATTATTGAAGCGGTATTCCGTGATGAAGATTTAAATGGTTGGACGGGGTTTGGTCTCGCAGTTCAGGCCTATCAAAAACGTGCTATTCATGTGATTGAACATTTGCGTGTGCTTTCGTTAGAAGTAGGCCGTTCATTAATGGTGCGATTGGTAAAAGGCGCTTACTGGGATACGGAAATTAAGCTTACGCAACAAGCGGGCTTAGAAGAGTTTCCCGTATTTACCCGTAAGTCATCAACCGATGTGTCTTACCATGCCTGTGCTAACCGCCTATTAGAATACCGCGATATCTTGTATCCGCAGTTTGCTACTCACAACGCCTATTCAGCGTCAGTAATTATTGAACTGGCTGGCGACGATAAAGAAGGGTTTGAGTTCCAGTGCTTACACGGCATGGGCGATACCCTATACGATACCGTGGTAACTGAAGAAAAAATCCAGTGCCGTGTTTATGCGCCTGTGGGTGAACATGAAGACTTATTAGCTTACCTAGTGCGTCGCTTATTAGAAAATGGCGCAAACTCGTCGTTCGTAAACGCCATTGTTGATGATGAAAAGCCGGTTGAATCATTACTTGAAGATCCGGTGGAAAAAACCCAGCGCCTTAAAGTGCGTTTCAACAAACTAATTAAAACACCACGTGGTTTATACGCACCTGAACGTGATAACTCTCGCGGACTAGATTTAACCGACGTGAACGCGGTTACTGCACTTCAGCATGAACTAGAACGCTGGCAAGAGTTTTACAGTGTAACCGATGGTGTTCCAGAGGGAGCAACAGCGGTAAGAAACCCAATGAATCACGACGATGTGGTGGGTTACCATTATTACGCACAACCTGATGATATGCGCAAAGCGTTAGATGACGCAGATGCAGGCTTCGGCGCTTGGTCTAAGCGTGACACTTCAGAACGTGCTGAAATTCTTAATCGTTCAGCCGATGCCCTAGAACGCCATATGGCAGAGCTTATTGCTATTTGTATGCGTGAAGCCGGTAAAGTTGCGCAAGACAGTATTGATGAAGTACGTGAAGCCGTAGATTTTTGTCGTTATTACGCCGCTCGAGCTCAAGAACTTGCTGAAGACAAGCGCTTGCTTCCTCGTGGTGTTGTACTGTGTATTAGCCCGTGGAACTTCCCACTGGCAATATTCTTAGGTCAAGTATCTGCAGCATTGGTTACCGGTAATACGGTTATTGCCAAACCCGCTGAACAAACCAGCATGGTGGCGAAACGCGCTGTAGATATTATGCAGTCGGTAGGCCTACCTGAAGACGCGTTAAAACTCATTATTGCCCCAGGTAAAGAAGTAGGTGAAACCCTGCTTTCTGATGAACGCATTAAAGCGGTGATGTTTACCGGTTCTACCCAAACAGGCACGCTAATCTCACAAGAACTTGCCAATCGTGGTGGTGAGCAAGTACCGCTCATTGCCGAAACTGGCGGGCAAAACTGTATGATTGTGGACTCAACTGCCCTGCCAGAGCAGGTAGTTGATGATGTTATTCATTCTGGTTTCCAAAGTGCGGGACAACGCTGTTCAGCCCTTCGCGTATTATTTGTGCAAGAAGAAATTGCTGATGATCTTATCAGTATGTTAACCGGTGCCATGAAAGAGTTAACCATTGGCGATCCGACTATGCTGGCCACTGATGTTGGCCCCGTTATTGACGAAAAAGCACTGAAGAGCCTAACCGACCATGTAGACTTTATGGAAGGAAAAGGAAAACTGCTTTATCGAAACGAGCTGCCTGAAGGCACTGAAAACGGCACTTTCTTCCCACCTACGCTTTATCAGATAGATAACTTGGATGTGCTAGAAAAAGAAGTCTTTGGCCCAGTGGTGCATCTAGTGCGCTTTAAATCAAAAGAGCTAGACAATGTTTTAGAGCAAATTAATGGTACGGGTTACGGCCTAACCATGGGTATTCACTCGCGCATCGAAGAACGTGCATACGAGCTTGCTGCGAAGAGCCGTGCAGGTAATGTCTATATTAACCGCAACATGATTGGCGCTATCGTTGGCGTACAACCTTTCGGTGGACGTGGGTTATCAGGTACGGGTCCAAAAGCGGGTGGGCCTAACTACTTGCCACGCTTAATGATGGAACGTGCTACACCTAAACCAACATTGATTGATGATGTTGATGGTACTGATAACGCCCTAGTCGGTGACGATAAAATTGCAGAACGTGCCCACGTGGTGATGGATCAAGCTAAGGAAGTTGAAGCTCAGTGGCGCCATATGGCTTTAAATGATCGTATCTCTATGGTGCGTCAGTTACTGGCCAAAATTGCCAAGGTCGACATTGTTGACGACCTAGCCGACGATTTAAATCGCACGTTGGCCACTGCCCGTCAGCAGTTAACCAGTGTTGAGCGTAAGTTAGCGAAACCTACCGAGCTACCAGGTCCTACAGGTGAATCTAACAAACTTTACCTTGAACCCAGAGGCACCCTGGTATGTTTCGCCGATAAAGATGTATCGTTTGAGTACTGGATGCTGTCTATCGTTACCGCACTTGCTACAGGTAACACGGTGGTGTCGGTGGTATCTGAAATCTTCTACGAAGAAGCTATTGAGATTCAAAATAAGTTTGAATCTACTGGTGCGCCGAAAGGGGTATTCCAAGTAGCGCGTTTAGGTCACTTCGATGCCTTATTGATGGATGAAGACTTAGCGGGTGTGGTTGTGGATTCAAGCACTGAACGTACGGCGCGTATTACCGCAATGCTGTCATCGCGTGAAGGGGCTATTTTGCCAGTGATCACCGCTGAATATAACGATAAGTTGATTCAGCGTTTAATGACTGAAAAAACCATTAGTATCGATACTACGGCATCCGGTGGTAATACATCACTAATGACCTTAGTTGAAGATGACGAGTAA